In a genomic window of Zerene cesonia ecotype Mississippi chromosome Z, Zerene_cesonia_1.1, whole genome shotgun sequence:
- the LOC119835779 gene encoding protein grindelwald, producing MSRLACMLVVAGAASAQLTLDGIRCGQLTCQLDEYCSPETNRCAPCDVVCNKTHHNFDNGLCIKECQGYLLDLRYMRRSETMSPPSDINSVQRQAQTALIVSGVALAVLLLVLIIICRGRLSWRYIKQKFQPSKNRVKQYPTDLTHHNPHAEMPKPKPELKLEIRNPEPPKRLNVRDLDTRTQTDKSLGATTPKTISTAVSNRHPAEDTTLDFSYDNMGMNVTPPEQPAAASHKF from the exons ATGTCACGTTTGGCCTGTATGCTCGTGGTGGCTGGCGCCGCGTCAGCCCAGCTCACGCTTGACGGAATCCGCTGCGGACAGTTGACATGCCAGCTAGACGAATACTGCTCCCCGGAGACCAACAGATGTGCACCCTGCGACGTGGTGTGCAACAAAACGCACCATAACTTCGATAATGGTCTTTGCATTAAGGAATGCCAAG GATACCTTCTGGATTTGCGCTACATGCGTCGATCGGAAACGATGTCCCCACCCTCCGACATAAACA GTGTGCAGCGTCAAGCACAAACAGCGCTGATAGTCAGCGGTGTGGCCCTCGCGGTATTGCTTCTTGTGCTCATCATCATATGTCGAGGTCGGCTTTCTTGGAGGTACATCAAGCAGAAATTTCAGCCATCTAAG AATCGCGTAAAGCAGTATCCGACGGATCTTACACATCACAACCCACACGCCGAGATGCCGAAGCCGAAGCCCGAATTGAAGCTAGAGATACGAAACCCCGAACCGCCGAAGAGGCTGAACGTACGAGATTTGGATACGAGAACGCAAACAGACAAGAGTCTCGGTGCAACCACACCGAAGACGATCAGCACGGCTGTCAGCAACAGACACCCCGCCGAAGACACCACCTTGGACTTCTCGTACGATAACATGGGCATGAACGTCACCCCCCCGGAACAACCCGCGGCCGCTAGTCACAAGTTCTGA